Proteins from a genomic interval of Harpia harpyja isolate bHarHar1 chromosome 9, bHarHar1 primary haplotype, whole genome shotgun sequence:
- the GSTT2B gene encoding glutathione S-transferase theta-2B produces the protein MGLELYLDLLSQPCRALYIFARSNGIPFEFKQVELMKGQHRTEEFQKVNVLMKVPALRDGSFTLAESIAILLYLARKFRTPDHWYPSDLQKRARVDEYLSWQHVNIRGKGSKLFLMKVLLPLLTGQPLPPEKLESVTEELNVVLKQFEEKFLQDKPFIAGSEVSLADLVALVELMQPVGAGYDLFEERPKLAEWRRRVEEAVGKQLFQEAHEGILNVKNLTADKIAPELLEHFKHQLLKQASQN, from the exons atggggctggagctgtACCTGGACCTGCTCTCGCAGCCCTGCCGGGCGCTCTACATCTTCGCCCGCAGCAACGGCATCCCCTTCGAGTTCAAGCAAGTGGAGCTGATGAagg GGCAGCACAGGACAGAGGAGTTCCAGAAGGTGAATGTCCTGATGAAGGTACCTGCGCTAAGGGACGGGTCTTTCACCTTAGCAGAGAG CATTGCAATCCTCCTGTACCTGGCCCGGAAATTCAGGACTCCTGATCACTGGTACCCGTCTGACCTGCAAAAAAGGGCTAGGGTTGATGAGTACCTGTCGTGGCAGCACGTCAACATTCGTGGGAAGGGGAGCAAGCTGTTCTTAATGAAG gtgctgctgcctctcctcacaggcCAGCCACTTCCTCCAGAGAAACTGGAAAGTGTTACTGAAGAGCTGAACGTTGTCCTGAAGCAGTTTGAGGAGAAGTTCTTGCAGGACAAGCCCTTCATCGCCGGCAGCGAGGTCTCCCTGGCAGACCTTGTAGCACTGGTGGAGCTCATGCAG CCTGTAGGTGCTGGCTACGACCTGTTTGAGGAGAGGCCGAAGTTAGCAGAGTGGCGCAGGCGGGTGGAAGAAGCGGTGGGGAAGCAGCTCTTCCAGGAAGCCCATGAAGGGATCTTGAACGTCAAGAACTTGACCGCTGATAAGATCGCACCTGAACTGCTGGAGCATTTCAAGCACCAGCTCCTAAAGCAGGCCAGCCAGAATTAG
- the DDT gene encoding D-dopachrome decarboxylase — MPFLELETSLPAGRLPPGLAQELCAAAADILGKPAERVNVTVRSGLPMVLAGSAEPCAQLLVSSIGVVGSAEQNQRHSARFFDVLTAKLGLGPERIVIRFYPLEPWQIGKNRTVMTFL; from the exons ATGCCGTTCctggagctggagaccagcctgCCGGCCGGCCGGCTGCCGCCGGGGCTGGCCCAGGAGCtgtgcgccgccgccgccgacatCTTGGGCAAACCGGCGGAG CGGGTGAACGTGACGGTGCGGAGCGGGCTGCCCATGGTGCTGGCGGGCTCGGCCGAACCCTGCGCCCAGCTACTCGTCTCCTCCATCGGCGTGGTGGGCTCGGCGGAGCAGAACCAGCGGCACAGCGCCCGCTTCTTCGACGTCCTGACGGCGAAGCTGGGCCTCGGCCCCGAGCG GATTGTCATCCGCTTTTACCCACTGGAGCCCTGGCAGATCGGCAAGAACAGAACAGTCATGACGTTCCTGTGA
- the LOC128145822 gene encoding glutathione S-transferase theta-1: MGLELYLDLLSQPCRSIYIFARSNNIPFEFKQVELFKDSVLGKKPAAGSGAEQPRTGPPNSEGASKVSLLKKVPALKDGDFTLAECTAILLYLSRKYKTPDHWYPSDIQKRAQVDEYLSWHHANIRANAPKTMWIKVLIPLFTGQPLPSEKLQEVMEGLSASLKQFEERFLQDKAFIIGSEISLADLVAIVELMQPVGVGCDIFEDRPRLMEWRRRVEDAVGKELFFQAHEMILNIKELSNIQIDPQLKEHLAPMLMKMLK; the protein is encoded by the exons atggggctggagcTGTACCTGGACTTGCTCTCGCAGCCCTGCCGCTCCATCTACATTTTCGCCCGCAGCAACAACATCCCCTTCGAGTTCAAGCAGGTGGAGCTCTTCAAAG ACTCGGTGCTGGGGAAgaagccggcggcggggagcggcgcggagcaGCCCCGCACAG GGCCACCAAACAGTGAAGGAGCTAGCAAAGTCAGCCTCTTGAAGAAAGTACCAGCACTAAAGGACGGAGACTTCACCCTAGCAGAATG CACTGCCATTCTGCTGTATCTGAGTCGAAAGTACAAAACTCCCGACCACTGGTACCCATCAGACATACAAAAACGGGCCCAGGTAGATGAATACCTCTCATGGCATCATGCTAACATCCGGGCTAATGCTCCTAAGACCATGTGGATCAAG GTGCTGATTCCCCTCTTCACAGGGCAGCCACTGCCCTCCGAGAAGCTCCAGGAGGTTATGGAGGGGCTGTCCGCTTCCCTGAAGCAATTTGAGGAGAGGTTTCTGCAGGACAAGGCTTTTATCATAGGGAGCGAGATCTCTCTGGCAGACCTTGTGGCCATTGTGGAGCTGATGCAA CCTGTTGGAGTTGGTTGTGACATCTTTGAAGACAGACCTAGGCTGATGGAGTGGCGCAGGCGGGTGGAGGATGCTGTGGGGAAGGAGCTTTTCTTCCAAGCCCATGAGATGATCCTCAATATCAAAGAACTGAGCAACATTCAAATTGATCCACAGCTTAAAGAGCATCTGGCACCTATGTTGATGAAGATGTTGAAATGA